In Canis aureus isolate CA01 chromosome 12, VMU_Caureus_v.1.0, whole genome shotgun sequence, a genomic segment contains:
- the POMC gene encoding pro-opiomelanocortin — MPRSCCSRPGALLLALLLQASVEVSGWCLESSQCQDLTTESNLLACVRACKPDLSAETPVLPGNGDEQPLAENPRKYVMGHFRWDRFGRRNGSAGQKREEEEVAAGGGRAPLPAGGPGPRGDGGELGLQEGKRSYSMEHFRWGKPVGKKRRPVKVYPNGAEDESAEAFPVEFKRELAGQRLEPALGPEGPAAGVAALADLEYGLVAEAGAAEKKDDGPYKMEHFRWGSPPKDKRYGGFMSSERSQTPLVTLFKNAIIKNAHKKGQ; from the exons ATGCCGAGATCATGCTGCAGCCGCCCAGGGGCCCTGCTGCTGGCCTTGCTGCTTCAGGCCTCTGTGGAAGTGAGTGGCTGGTGCCTGGAGAGCAGCCAGTGTCAGGACCTCACCACGGAAAGTAACCTGCTG GCGTGCGTCCGGGCCTGCAAGCCCGACCTCTCCGCCGAGACGCCCGTGCTCCCCGGCAACGGCGACGAGCAGCCGCTGGCTGAGAACCCCCGGAAGTACGTCATGGGCCACTTCCGCTGGGACCGGTTTGGCCGCCGCAATGGCAGCGCGGGCCAGAAGCGCGAGGAAGAAGAGGTGGCGGCGGGCGGAGGCCGCGCCCCGCTGCCCGCGGGCGGCCCGGGGCCCCGCGGCGACGGTGGCGAGCTCGGCCTGCAAGAGGGCAAGCGCTCCTACTCCATGGAGCACTTCCGCTGGGGCAAGCCGGTGGGCAAGAAGCGGCGCCCGGTGAAGGTGTACCCCAACGGCGCTGAGGACGAGTCGGCCGAGGCCTTCCCCGTCGAGTTCAAGAGGGAGCTGGCCGGGCAGCGGCTGGAGCCGGCGCTCGGCCCCGAGGGCCCGGCCGCGGGCGTGGCGGCGCTGGCCGACCTGGAGTACGGCCTGGTGGCGGAGGCCGGGGCGGCCGAGAAGAAGGACGACGGGCCCTACAAGATGGAGCACTTCCGCTGGGGCAGCCCGCCCAAGGACAAGCGCTACGGCGGCTTCATGAGCTCGGAGAGGAGCCAGACGCCCCTGGTGACGCTGTTCAAAAACGCCATCATCAAGAACGCCCACAAGAAGGGCCAGTGA